TCATCAGCCTTGACCTGTCCCTTGCCCCTTTGCCTCCTACACTCCTCAACTATAACAACATGTGCAACATGCACAACTCGAACAATCTGATGGCAAACCACAACATTTGCCAACCCCAGTCACACCGGAATAAACGATCTAACGCCAAGCCGCCTAATTTAGAAGAACTAGAAGCTATGGAGCTGACAAAACTTCTACTTTGGTGCCGGCCTTCTGACCGCAGGGGTGGCGCCGCAACCCCATACTCGGCCGCTAAACTCGGAGAGTAGTAGTGCATATGTCCCAAGCAACAGTGGAAGAGTCAAGGCGTTACAGGGCTGGAGTCATGAGCTGATGAGGCGTATGCCACGAGCTGACTTCACTTTGCAAGATATCATAAGCTGGTTGAATCCTCGTAAACACAAAATAATCAGTTGTGCCACGGTAAAAGAAGGATGCAACTAATTAACCATGGtgtcttctcttttctttgctttcctTTTACTCCATATCGGCAGCTCCATTAGGGTAAAAAACTTCATAtataacattgaaccctcGATGACCATGCCAGACCCATCGGCTTGAAGGTGCAGTGGCAACGCCCACGAGTCCAcaatcatcaacattgaGTACGTCTCCACAGGGATGCAACAGAGATCAACCGCAACTGCCGGTGAATCTACACGCGGCAAACGTAGGCCGGAATTTGCTTCAAACCCCCTACTGAACCATCTGAAGCTAATACAGCGGGCAACTAGGACAAAGAAACATAAGTACTATGACTCCCGAGCAGCTTGCTAGGAAACGGGAAAACGACCGCAACGCTCAACGAGCCATACGGGCTAGAACAAAGGCACAAATctctcaacttcaagcagAACTGGACGCGCTCAAAAGCACACCACACGCCTGCTGCAGGGCACTCCAGTTACGGAACCAAGAACTTGAGTGTGAAGTGGCACTGATGAAGCAGAGCCTGCAAGCCACATCCACACATAATGCCACGGTCCCAACTCAAGCAGCCTGGCACGGATGTGTCAACAACACTCCCAAAGTCACGGAGGAGATGAAAGTTCCCAACATGGGAAGTTTCAACAGCAACTTGGAGATGAAAAGCGGTGGGCCTGCAGGAATCTTGCCTTCGTCTTTGCCCGTTGGCTGTGGCGCATCTGGCGTGGATCTCACTGGAATGTCAATGCTTTGTCCAGAATGCGGACAGGTGAGCAAAAGTGCTGCTTTGCAAAACCACACGGTCACCCCTTACACTGAAGGTAGTACCGCCAGTGAAGTTAGCTATGGAACGGCGAGTGCGGAACCAATGTGTCCGCTAGCAAATACTTGGATGGGGAATTTGGAAGCAATGGAGACGGGTTATGGGAATGCTGGGCCGAATCTGGAAGAACCGATAACTTGGGAGATTGAAAACATGGCGTCTTTAAGTCATACACATAAACCCCCCTTTCAGCAATAACACGAAATGACAACACCAATATAAAGCAACCTTTGACAGCTCAACCCGTATCATATCACATCTATTACAATGTGCAAGTATCAAGAAAGTGACCTCGGCAAGACATGTTGGCAACTTCGAGAATTCTTCTGACCATGAAAAATTCACAACTTGGGGTCGCCAAAGTTATCCCATGTCGTCACGTTCTAGGCTGATTTGAGTACAGAACTCGAATGTCAGataacaaaacaaacaccaacaccttGGGAAATGGTCAGTGACGGGTCAAGATGTTCAATTCAGTTATAACCGGACCCGCCTGGAGCGCTTAGCATGAGATATATGTATATTGTAAATCGCTTTCCGCTACCGAGCTATAACGAGGCACGGCGAAAACTCAGctgccaccatcaacaaaTCAGCTATTTTCTGCGCATTCCCGGCAGGACTGTCAGCGGCAAAACAAAATATTTAAAGACATGGAACAAATGTGGCTCCTTCGGCCACATCGACTTCATGAACGGCGGTTGTGAAGGACGGACGATCATCCCACACCTGATGTGTAGTGATAGTGATCTGCCGCCGTGGTATACCTTTTCCACTGCATTCTACCACACCCTTCTGTGCTCTCTGCACAGCTCCTCACGCCAGTCGGTTCCACAATTAGATTCATATATCTTAGCCATCTCCTGGGCAACCTCCTCGCTCGCATCGGTCCACTCTTCTCCATTGGCAGTTTTTTCCTGATGGCTGGCGAGGGTTGTAATGTCGAAACAATGACCTGCCCATACTCCTCTGCAGATATTCGTGGTATCCATCATGCTACAAGAGTCATCCGATGACCAGCAAATTCGCGACAGGAGTACTTCGCCGAATCCCAGCACGTCTATGTCCGGGCCGTGGATGAATTCCGGCTTCAAGGCGATGGCTTCTGCACGGACAAACTCCCGCGTGGTAAGGTTTCGCAGAATCCACGATTGATCAGTTTTGGGCCATGCTCGATACTGCCGCAGCCAATCGGGTAGTTTTTCTAGTATATAATTCAAAGCAGCCTTCTCGGGTTCCCGTAAGTGTAAGAAATAACACCTTAAATCTCGTACCTCATCGCCTAAATCGCAGTCTTTTGGAGAACGAGATACGTCAGGTAACGTGAAGTCATAAAGCGTGCAAAGTGATCTGACTTCgtattcttcttcaccttcatcaTAAATTTCAAATTTTTCTTTGCCGAGGGCTTCCACCTCTGCCTTCGAGAAAAGCCCGGGGGGGGTAGTCGTTTTctttgatgtattctccaACACAGACGATATTTTGACCAGCCCAAGGAGCTTGACGGTCCCGGATGTAAATAAGTACCTCTTCTACGGCAATATCACAAAAATACCGGTTGACCAGTCCAAGTGTAACAATATCTCTGACGGACTCCATATGGAAGAAAATATGCCGATGGAGCTCAGTTGGAAGGTCAGAAAAGGTGACTGGTCGAGATTTGAGAGGGTTATTTCCGTAACAAGCCTTTTTGGAGGCTTGAGTGTCGTTTTCCGGTGTTTCAGCGTCAGCTTTGCGTTTGACAgcgacattgacggcaatATTGACGGCTTTCGTCGCATCATGGCAGGTACTCTTGGCAGGGAGGTTATTTACGGTGACTCGAGGGTCGACAGTTGTTTGCTTTCGTGTAAACTCGTGTCGAGGGATGACGGTCAGTAATTCGATAAGCTCTTTGGCAGAGCCATCAAAAACCATCTCTCCAAGTTTGCCTCCCCAGCTCAAAGTGAGCCTTTGGCGAGGTGCCACAAACGTAAAGAGCTGTCCCATGTTGGAACCTGCAATGCCGGCTGTGGCAGGTATTCTTCCGTTGCTGAATATGCAATAACATCAAAGATTGTTCTGGGTGAACAGTCGAGCAGAAAGATTCACGCAATTTACAGTTCAGAGTTTTTCACTTGAGAAAAATAGTGCCGGAAGAAATTCATGGTGCACTTCACACAAGCAGCTGGCAAGTGCACCAGCACGTGATGGCAACTTGAGCAGTGAATTTCGTCAGTCACGCGTCAACTACTTGTTCGCACCCTAATGTAAAGTTTATTTCGGGTACCAAAGGAATATCTTTTTCGTACAAAGGCACAGATTCCGTCCAAGTCTAGGGTTCTCGTCCTCCGGGCAACATTTTGATACCCTGCTTGGTGTTAGCTCCTCCCACAGACTACCACCTCATCTCCTTTCTTAACACTTGGACTTCTGGTACCGTACTCCAAAGTCCGCCCTCAAATCAGCGGGAGACAAGCAACTTCTGTTTGTAGTCTGTGGTTTTGATAAAGCTAACACCTCTTAAGTCGAGCCTACTCCGAGATGTGGCCTTGCTGACTTGGTGATAAAGCGCAACGGCAGAGAGTATCACGTCACAGTGTCCCCCGCGTAACCTCTCTCCTATCCGTCAACCCGTTTCACGTCCCTGTCAAAATCCATACTACCAGGGAAAGGGGCGTATTTCGTCCAATCAATAGCAGATACATTCTTGTAACAGTCCACTCTCTGCACAAAGGCATGGTTGGCCATATCGTGATGGGAAACCGGCATGAGCGGCGTGCACTGAGGTATCAACCGAACAGGAACACACTCCTTGGGTATTTGCGTCTCGTCACGGTCAGTATTAGGGTCCTGGAACGACCTCATTATCATAGCATGCGCGAAGCCCCTGTGGCCAATCGGCTCCTTGCAGACGGCTAGCATTTCCAGCTGGAGCACAGCATACGGCGATGGAGCCCTGGAGATAGAAAGTCCAAGGTCGCCAATGCCAGGGTTCAATCTGAGGCTGTATTTGATATGCCTTGTTAGGATCTCACGACGCACCCACATGCCATACGGAACAACTGGCCACGCGCCGCCATCCGAGACTATCCCGACTTCGCCGTATTTGAGGTCCCTGTCAGTTCCGTTCTGGTAGAATATACGCGATAACCCTTTTTCGATGCCAAGTATATAATTTAACtggccgaggaagatggccTCGATAGGCTGCCCGTGAACCTTGTTGGCGAGATGGCGGGGGTACCAATCCGTAACGTTGGCGATAAGGTGGAAACCTCGGGAAGAGGACTTCTCAGGGTATTTAGGTGTATTGTGAGCGTCCATAGAAGAGGCGATGGAGAGGCCAAAAAGTGCCACAAGTGCTGCGATGAGACGCATGGTGGGGATGTTTTCAAGTTGTTTAGACTGACGACAGGCTGGAACGTAGGTCCATAAGCTGGTTACGAAGCACCCTTTATAGACCAGAGATGACACATACTTGAAAAAGGTTTGGGTTGGACAACAAAGTTCGTTCGATCTTCATAGTTGCAAGTAAGCGTGATGAAAATTGAGCGCTAAAATTCCAGCTCTGTGCTATATTAGAGCCAATTTGATGTCTAAAAGTGCCAACGGCTGCTGAAATCCCAAGATACTGCCTTAAAATTCCAATATAATAGTTTGCTTACAatctagcactttaaaaCTTGTAATTGTGGTGGTATAGTAGTAATATAGATGCACGTAAAAGCATGTAGATGTGTAGTGCCTGTCTAATTCCCCTGCTAATTTTACATTCGTTTGAGAATTTGAGTT
The genomic region above belongs to Pochonia chlamydosporia 170 chromosome 2, whole genome shotgun sequence and contains:
- a CDS encoding F-box domain-containing protein (similar to Metarhizium acridum CQMa 102 XP_007815022.1), with protein sequence MGQLFTFVAPRQRLTLSWGGKLGEMVFDGSAKELIELLTVIPRHEFTRKQTTVDPRVTVNNLPAKSTCHDATKAVNIAVNVAVKRKADAETPENDTQASKKACYGNNPLKSRPVTFSDLPTELHRHIFFHMESKRYLFTSGTVKLLGLVKISSVLENTSKKTTTPPGLFSKAEVEALGKEKFEIYDEGEEEYEVRSLCTLYDFTLPDVSRSPKDCDLGDEVRDLRCYFLHLREPEKAALNYILEKLPDWLRQYRAWPKTDQSWILRNLTTREFVRAEAIALKPEFIHGPDIDVLGFGEVLLSRICWSSDDSCSMMDTTNICRGVWAGHCFDITTLASHQEKTANGEEWTDASEEVAQEMAKIYESNCGTDWREELCREHRRVW